The Fimbriimonas ginsengisoli Gsoil 348 genome window below encodes:
- a CDS encoding FtsX-like permease family protein — protein sequence MRPILLAGVRHLLRHPLRVVQVIVAVALGVALFVSSFTSISGIRASIVRNAKEAAGNAQWRVSRGGGRGVPEDLLGRIRSTPNVVAAPFLNSSVTLLRPRAGKLVVVGVDMGSDSMLRLYGSKRALDPAALARMVLTPGSILITRQFADRYRLKARDKVRVGAPEGASELSIAGFFDDPGAASAVEGQIAFMELHQAQAMVKATGLLDYIDVAGVSQSELKKAAPGFVVEPVTALSPAAQDALAQMESLYGLSLVAMLIGCFVIFGSVQVTVLERIKEIATFRAIGASRGQVVGALLVEWLLVGLIGSGLGIFTGAWLATSMLRIAMSTVNAMVPVVKGATAEMTPSAAAGGFVVGVVTVLFAAMLPAISSVRESPLLSLKPHMYRLKNRQALGFWLGVPLLAAGLGLCALVGVSLVTSLAGIVLAFLGLAFAMPFAVTFAAGRLKRVAGARLGFPGFLATDNVHKAPQRTGLNVIALGGALGIMVATSSLVQGLGTSTRRWIHNTLPFDLAVTASDLGTSVYSSETIPDSLVPRIRNLNGVTHVYRVRKSFARHDTGDVMVIGIETRQYLEAHRRKGTSDWARPIAENQEALLDGSGAFASENFLALNHLRIGESFKLTTPSGERSFRILGSVEDYSWPRGTIVTDLETVRRLWKDPNLSYIDVQVDRPERMAEVRANIGELTRDQYALFIFDRNQIVKVADDVLQQTTAVANVQVWLAALIGFLGIGNSLAMSVLQRKREIGLLRAVGMSRRQLQQTVIAEALLVSIASGVMGMAGGLVGGWIPLRYFTFSVTGYLFPLVIPWAHMGIVFACAIVIGLIASILPMRQASAIPVLSAIAYE from the coding sequence GTGAGGCCGATCCTGCTGGCCGGGGTTCGGCACCTCCTTCGACACCCGTTACGAGTTGTTCAGGTGATCGTCGCGGTGGCGTTGGGGGTCGCGCTCTTCGTCTCCTCGTTCACATCGATTTCCGGAATCCGAGCTTCGATCGTCCGAAACGCGAAGGAGGCGGCGGGAAACGCCCAGTGGAGAGTCTCCCGGGGCGGGGGGCGAGGAGTGCCGGAGGATCTTCTTGGGCGGATTCGATCGACCCCGAACGTGGTGGCGGCGCCGTTCCTCAATTCATCGGTAACGCTGCTCCGCCCCCGGGCGGGAAAGTTGGTGGTAGTCGGAGTCGATATGGGAAGCGACTCCATGCTTCGACTCTACGGGTCGAAGCGGGCGCTCGACCCCGCCGCATTGGCGCGAATGGTGCTAACTCCGGGAAGCATCCTGATTACTCGCCAATTCGCGGATCGTTACCGGCTGAAAGCCCGCGATAAGGTCCGGGTGGGAGCGCCGGAAGGGGCGAGCGAGCTCTCGATCGCCGGTTTCTTCGACGACCCGGGGGCGGCAAGCGCGGTGGAAGGGCAGATTGCGTTTATGGAGCTTCACCAAGCGCAGGCGATGGTCAAGGCGACTGGTTTGCTTGACTATATCGACGTCGCCGGCGTCTCTCAATCGGAGTTAAAGAAGGCGGCGCCCGGCTTCGTGGTGGAACCGGTTACCGCGCTGAGTCCGGCGGCTCAGGATGCTTTGGCGCAGATGGAATCGCTCTACGGCTTGAGCCTGGTCGCGATGCTGATCGGGTGCTTCGTGATCTTCGGTTCGGTTCAGGTCACGGTTCTGGAGCGGATCAAGGAGATCGCGACGTTCCGCGCGATCGGAGCATCTCGGGGGCAAGTGGTGGGAGCTCTGCTCGTCGAGTGGCTCCTCGTCGGCCTAATTGGGTCGGGGCTGGGAATTTTTACCGGCGCGTGGTTGGCGACTTCGATGCTCCGGATTGCAATGAGCACCGTGAATGCGATGGTGCCGGTGGTGAAGGGGGCAACGGCGGAAATGACCCCGAGCGCGGCGGCGGGTGGATTTGTCGTGGGGGTGGTGACGGTCTTGTTCGCGGCCATGCTGCCGGCGATCTCCTCGGTACGAGAGTCGCCGCTTCTTTCCCTCAAACCGCACATGTACCGGCTCAAGAACCGGCAGGCGCTTGGGTTTTGGTTAGGAGTCCCTCTGTTGGCAGCGGGCCTCGGCTTGTGCGCGCTGGTGGGGGTCTCGTTAGTCACGAGCCTGGCGGGGATCGTGCTCGCATTCTTGGGACTGGCGTTCGCGATGCCGTTTGCGGTGACGTTCGCCGCCGGACGGTTGAAGCGAGTGGCGGGGGCGCGGCTCGGATTCCCCGGCTTCCTTGCTACGGATAACGTTCACAAAGCTCCGCAGCGAACGGGGCTGAACGTTATCGCGCTGGGCGGGGCGCTGGGGATCATGGTGGCGACCTCGTCTTTGGTCCAGGGACTTGGGACGAGCACTAGGCGTTGGATCCACAACACCTTGCCGTTCGACCTGGCGGTGACCGCCTCGGATTTGGGGACGAGCGTCTATTCAAGCGAGACGATTCCCGACTCGCTGGTGCCTCGGATCAGAAATCTGAACGGGGTAACGCACGTTTACCGGGTTCGGAAATCGTTCGCTCGGCATGACACGGGCGACGTGATGGTCATCGGGATCGAGACGCGTCAGTACTTGGAGGCCCACCGGCGAAAAGGGACAAGCGACTGGGCGCGGCCGATCGCGGAGAATCAGGAGGCGTTGCTCGATGGTTCGGGAGCTTTCGCGTCGGAAAACTTTCTCGCGCTCAATCACCTCCGGATCGGGGAGTCGTTCAAGCTCACGACGCCATCGGGGGAGCGGAGCTTTAGAATCCTTGGCTCGGTCGAGGATTACTCTTGGCCGCGGGGGACGATTGTGACCGATTTGGAGACGGTACGGCGGCTTTGGAAAGACCCGAACCTCTCGTATATCGACGTGCAGGTCGACCGACCGGAGCGCATGGCGGAAGTTCGGGCCAATATCGGGGAGCTTACGCGCGACCAGTACGCGCTCTTCATCTTCGACCGAAACCAGATCGTCAAGGTGGCCGATGATGTGTTGCAACAGACGACGGCAGTGGCGAACGTTCAGGTTTGGCTGGCGGCGCTCATCGGGTTTCTGGGGATTGGGAACAGTTTGGCGATGAGCGTGCTTCAGCGAAAGCGCGAGATCGGATTGCTGCGGGCGGTGGGAATGAGCCGGCGTCAGCTACAGCAGACGGTGATCGCGGAGGCGCTGCTGGTCTCCATCGCCTCGGGAGTGATGGGAATGGCGGGCGGACTCGTTGGGGGCTGGATCCCGCTTCGCTACTTCACCTTTAGCGTCACCGGCTATCTTTTCCCGCTGGTGATCCCGTGGGCGCACATGGGAATCGTGTTCGCCTGCGCCATCGTCATCGGCCTCATCGCCAGCATCCTCCCGATGCGGCAGGCCTCCGCGATCCCAGTTCTGTCCGCCATCGCGTACGAGTAA
- a CDS encoding peptidylprolyl isomerase, whose product MKLSYLSVAAALLASGIIGCAKKEAASSSAAVATVNGEPISDQDYHDYLERMNMVFVNGGQGPQRVPTVGSVGFQGLRDIVERRIILQMAKEDGVLPTDADVTKELDERTKQQPDYATRMISQGGYTMKMLRNDILFELARENLVTKGVVVTMPEVETYIKENPKQFSEPARANLLVIALQDDAKKKQADQDLAAGQNFQTVAIRYSVDPRIKETGGAYPENVVDRMPKPLQDLVAKTAPGKATAWIHEGATWIKFFVQSKAPAKPIVMTEEKKKQVQRELKKSRGSLANDLPRRLGEKMKAAKIEVVPDHLNKPWTAMMDELKKSSPAPAGNPAGPGGAPGGPAPTGTAPAPGKATPGAKPK is encoded by the coding sequence TTGAAGTTAAGCTATCTTTCCGTTGCGGCCGCACTCCTCGCTTCCGGCATTATCGGGTGCGCCAAGAAGGAGGCCGCAAGTTCGTCCGCCGCCGTTGCCACCGTCAACGGCGAACCGATTTCCGACCAGGATTACCACGACTACCTCGAGAGAATGAACATGGTGTTCGTTAACGGGGGGCAGGGACCTCAGCGCGTTCCCACCGTCGGCTCGGTTGGTTTCCAAGGGCTGCGAGACATCGTCGAGCGCCGGATCATCCTCCAGATGGCGAAAGAAGACGGCGTGCTTCCTACCGACGCCGACGTAACCAAGGAACTCGACGAGCGGACCAAACAGCAGCCGGACTATGCGACCCGAATGATTTCACAGGGTGGCTACACGATGAAAATGCTGCGGAACGACATTCTGTTCGAACTCGCCCGAGAAAATCTGGTGACCAAGGGTGTCGTCGTTACGATGCCGGAAGTAGAGACCTACATCAAGGAAAACCCCAAGCAGTTCTCCGAACCGGCTCGGGCAAATCTCCTGGTCATCGCCCTTCAAGACGATGCCAAGAAGAAGCAAGCCGACCAAGACCTGGCGGCCGGACAAAACTTCCAAACCGTCGCTATCCGCTATAGCGTCGACCCCCGTATCAAGGAGACCGGCGGCGCCTACCCTGAGAACGTCGTCGACCGAATGCCGAAACCGCTTCAGGATCTCGTGGCCAAAACCGCTCCGGGCAAGGCTACGGCGTGGATCCACGAAGGGGCAACCTGGATCAAGTTCTTTGTCCAGAGCAAGGCCCCCGCGAAGCCGATCGTAATGACGGAAGAAAAGAAAAAGCAGGTTCAGCGCGAGCTTAAGAAGAGCCGAGGCTCCTTGGCAAACGACCTTCCGCGCCGCCTAGGTGAGAAGATGAAAGCGGCCAAAATCGAAGTCGTTCCGGATCACCTGAACAAGCCGTGGACGGCGATGATGGACGAGTTGAAGAAGTCCTCTCCCGCGCCCGCCGGCAACCCGGCCGGTCCCGGCGGCGCTCCTGGCGGCCCCGCTCCGACCGGAACGGCCCCTGCGCCCGGAAAGGCGACGCCCGGCGCTAAGCCAAAGTAG
- a CDS encoding fused MFS/spermidine synthase, with protein sequence MSSDATGIFINETHTSAAIWQYRVEKMILEGKTQFQTYQIANIPRFGKSLFLDYNIQTSIMDEYVFHECMSQPAMTLHPNPKKVLVCGGGEGATLREALKHNTVEKAVMVDIDEELVDMVKVHMPEWHQGAFEDPRTTLVHTDARQWIVDHSDEKFDVILSDLPNPHEDGPGQMLFTEEYFQICADAMSDDGVFAMQAGSANENYPACMASCIKTLESMEVFQHVAGYYGIVTTFFQPWGFVLASKRHDPLALDPEEIARRFAARGVSNRYYTPRFHNACFTLPEYLHRAVEEEGRILTDAEPFVWTA encoded by the coding sequence ATGTCCAGCGACGCTACCGGAATTTTTATTAATGAGACTCATACGTCGGCCGCCATTTGGCAGTACCGCGTGGAGAAGATGATCCTCGAGGGGAAAACCCAATTTCAGACCTACCAGATTGCGAATATTCCGCGATTCGGCAAGTCCCTTTTCCTCGACTACAACATTCAAACGTCGATCATGGACGAGTACGTCTTCCATGAGTGCATGAGCCAGCCGGCAATGACGTTGCATCCGAATCCGAAGAAGGTGTTGGTCTGCGGCGGCGGCGAGGGGGCCACCCTGCGCGAGGCGCTCAAGCACAACACCGTCGAGAAAGCGGTGATGGTGGATATCGACGAGGAACTCGTGGACATGGTGAAAGTCCACATGCCCGAGTGGCATCAGGGGGCGTTCGAGGACCCCAGGACGACGCTGGTGCACACCGACGCTCGGCAGTGGATCGTGGATCACTCGGATGAGAAGTTCGACGTCATCTTGAGCGACCTTCCGAACCCGCACGAGGACGGTCCGGGGCAGATGCTCTTCACCGAGGAGTATTTCCAGATCTGCGCCGACGCGATGAGCGACGACGGGGTCTTCGCAATGCAGGCAGGATCGGCGAACGAGAACTATCCCGCTTGCATGGCGTCCTGCATCAAGACCCTCGAAAGCATGGAGGTCTTCCAGCACGTGGCCGGTTACTACGGGATCGTCACGACCTTCTTCCAACCCTGGGGGTTTGTACTCGCCAGCAAGCGGCACGATCCTCTCGCGTTGGATCCCGAGGAGATCGCGCGCCGTTTTGCCGCCCGGGGAGTGAGCAACCGATACTACACTCCGCGCTTCCACAACGCCTGCTTCACCCTCCCGGAGTACTTGCACCGGGCGGTGGAAGAAGAGGGTCGGATCCTCACCGATGCCGAGCCGTTCGTCTGGACGGCATAG
- a CDS encoding FliA/WhiG family RNA polymerase sigma factor: MINHYAYLVKITSGRLVTSLPNGLEREDLISAGVVGLIKAVDQFDPTRDVKFETYAIALIRGAILEMLRSEDWVPRSIRERLKALDRAMMSLESRMGRPATEQEVADDLGITRQEVGELMVRMGRTNVYSLDDILGTGDGEESVHFVDMLADDSSDTGGEVEGREIRRLLSEGVDKLPERERLVVALYYSEGLTFKEIGKVLGVSESRVYQLHTQAMSRLRNFMRQVVGVSPV, translated from the coding sequence TTGATCAACCATTACGCCTATCTCGTAAAGATCACTTCCGGCCGCCTTGTGACCAGTCTGCCGAACGGCCTCGAGCGAGAGGACCTTATTAGCGCCGGCGTCGTCGGCCTCATCAAGGCCGTCGACCAGTTCGACCCGACGAGAGACGTCAAATTTGAAACCTATGCCATCGCCCTCATCCGCGGCGCTATTTTAGAGATGCTCCGCAGCGAGGACTGGGTCCCCCGTTCCATTAGAGAGCGTCTGAAGGCGCTCGACCGGGCGATGATGTCGCTCGAATCGCGCATGGGCCGCCCCGCGACCGAGCAGGAAGTGGCCGACGATCTGGGAATTACTCGCCAAGAAGTCGGCGAGCTGATGGTCCGCATGGGCCGAACGAACGTTTACAGTCTCGACGACATCCTCGGTACCGGCGACGGTGAGGAATCGGTTCACTTCGTGGACATGCTCGCCGACGACAGCAGCGACACCGGTGGGGAAGTGGAAGGTCGCGAAATCCGCCGCCTCCTATCCGAAGGGGTCGACAAGCTCCCGGAGCGAGAGCGACTGGTAGTAGCCCTTTACTACTCGGAAGGTCTTACGTTCAAGGAAATCGGCAAAGTCCTCGGAGTCTCCGAGTCCCGCGTCTACCAGCTCCACACCCAAGCCATGTCCCGCCTCCGCAACTTCATGCGCCAAGTAGTCGGCGTCAGCCCCGTCTAA
- a CDS encoding prepilin-type N-terminal cleavage/methylation domain-containing protein, protein MKKGFTLIELLVVIAIIAILAAILFPVFAQAKAAAKKTQAVSNCKQFALSFIMYNTDNDDTFLVQRNDDALNDRGEFQYILQPYVKNREIFYDPTRTRRGCDTSVDPTGRCLGFAPNFGIYSYNNGNGIFHLAESDAPEFPESSRWRGRNGSDFAHPADTIMAGATNDTNMYTLSFYFQTGDGTGVSALRHGGQYPMAFVDGHAKTIKMSRYSFLADGDDFDIMPENGNDIKKYCYNVDAIQERNGGYGKGVPCGQVADMITRDRVKL, encoded by the coding sequence ATGAAGAAAGGTTTTACGCTCATCGAGCTTCTCGTCGTCATCGCGATCATCGCGATCTTGGCCGCCATCCTCTTCCCGGTTTTTGCCCAAGCCAAAGCTGCGGCCAAGAAGACTCAGGCCGTCAGCAACTGCAAGCAGTTTGCGCTGTCGTTCATCATGTACAACACCGACAACGACGACACGTTCTTGGTGCAGCGAAACGACGACGCTCTTAACGATCGGGGTGAATTTCAATACATTCTCCAGCCGTACGTTAAGAATCGGGAGATTTTCTACGATCCGACGCGGACCCGCAGGGGCTGCGACACCTCGGTCGACCCGACCGGCCGCTGCCTCGGGTTTGCCCCGAACTTCGGCATCTACAGCTACAACAACGGCAACGGCATCTTCCACCTAGCCGAGTCGGATGCGCCCGAGTTCCCCGAGAGCTCCCGTTGGCGCGGCCGGAACGGTAGCGACTTCGCCCACCCGGCCGATACGATCATGGCAGGAGCAACGAACGACACCAATATGTACACCCTGTCGTTCTACTTCCAGACCGGTGACGGTACCGGCGTTTCCGCCTTGCGACACGGCGGACAGTATCCGATGGCGTTCGTCGATGGACACGCGAAGACGATCAAAATGTCCCGCTACTCCTTCCTCGCCGACGGGGACGACTTCGACATCATGCCGGAGAATGGGAACGACATTAAGAAGTACTGCTACAACGTGGACGCGATTCAGGAGCGCAACGGTGGATACGGGAAAGGGGTTCCGTGCGGGCAGGTGGCGGATATGATCACCCGGGACCGAGTCAAGCTATGA
- a CDS encoding MBL fold metallo-hydrolase, protein MEYPPEYLANPKNHRTRSSILIEGPTGNLLVDCSPEMRLQMSRERIYDVEAVLITHTHADHVMGMDDLRSICMKTRQAVPVYTLPIYQEDIRRIYSYAFRDFPEGVFVPRFDLRDVPVDLEVGGLRIRTFLVEHGGTTVIGLRVGGFAYITDVSRIPDEAMRELDDLDVLMIDAVRIRPHPNHFNLEQAIAISKQIGARKTYLTHLSHDYDHDETNAQLPYSFELAWDGLKIQIEAEAAYL, encoded by the coding sequence GTGGAATATCCGCCCGAATATCTGGCCAATCCTAAGAATCATCGCACCCGCTCCTCGATCTTGATCGAAGGGCCGACCGGCAACCTCCTCGTCGATTGCAGTCCCGAAATGCGGCTGCAAATGTCTCGCGAGCGGATCTATGACGTCGAGGCCGTCCTGATTACCCATACCCATGCGGACCATGTCATGGGAATGGACGACCTGAGGTCGATCTGCATGAAGACCCGGCAGGCGGTGCCGGTATACACCCTCCCCATCTACCAAGAGGACATCCGCCGCATCTACTCTTACGCCTTTCGCGATTTCCCGGAGGGGGTTTTCGTCCCGCGATTTGACCTGCGAGACGTGCCTGTCGACCTGGAAGTCGGGGGACTACGCATCCGCACCTTCCTCGTGGAACACGGCGGGACGACCGTGATTGGCCTGCGCGTCGGCGGCTTCGCCTACATTACCGACGTCAGCCGAATCCCCGACGAGGCGATGCGCGAGTTGGACGATTTGGATGTCCTCATGATCGACGCGGTACGCATTCGGCCCCATCCAAACCACTTCAATCTCGAGCAGGCGATCGCAATTTCCAAGCAAATAGGCGCCCGTAAAACCTATCTTACGCACCTTAGCCACGACTACGACCACGACGAAACCAATGCCCAATTGCCCTATTCTTTTGAGCTTGCGTGGGATGGACTTAAGATCCAAATCGAAGCTGAAGCCGCGTATTTGTAG
- a CDS encoding ABC transporter ATP-binding protein, whose product MNGVSLSFVPNEIVAVVGPSGSGKSTLLHLAGALDLPTEGRVLIGGQETSKLSEDARARLRLRSIGFVFQFFNLIPTLTALENAAVPAMIAGERTDAATTLLERVGLSHRLDHRPEQLSGGEQQRVALARALVLGAPLLLADEPTGNLDSTAGSEILAMLREFREGRTIVIVTHDPKVEAFADRVVRITDGRVA is encoded by the coding sequence TTGAATGGCGTTTCCCTTTCCTTTGTGCCGAACGAGATCGTGGCGGTGGTGGGGCCGAGTGGGTCTGGGAAGTCGACTCTGCTGCATCTTGCTGGCGCGCTCGATCTACCCACGGAGGGCAGGGTGCTTATCGGCGGACAGGAGACATCCAAGCTTAGCGAGGATGCGCGAGCGCGGTTGCGGCTGCGGTCGATCGGGTTCGTTTTTCAGTTCTTCAATCTGATTCCGACGCTTACCGCGCTCGAGAACGCGGCGGTGCCGGCGATGATCGCGGGCGAAAGGACGGATGCCGCGACGACGCTGTTAGAGCGGGTGGGGCTGAGCCATCGGCTAGATCATCGCCCGGAGCAGCTATCCGGCGGCGAACAACAACGGGTTGCGCTCGCCCGGGCATTGGTTTTAGGTGCGCCGCTCCTATTGGCCGATGAGCCGACCGGGAACCTCGACTCCACGGCCGGGAGCGAGATCCTCGCGATGCTGCGGGAGTTCAGGGAAGGACGGACGATCGTGATCGTCACCCACGATCCGAAGGTCGAGGCGTTTGCGGACCGCGTCGTTCGAATTACGGACGGTCGGGTGGCGTGA